A single region of the Plantactinospora soyae genome encodes:
- a CDS encoding oligopeptide/dipeptide ABC transporter ATP-binding protein, with translation MTTGSGSEPVPAPVLDCVDVVQEFKVKGRRPFQRSTVSAVAGVSFTIARGETFALVGETGSGKSTLARTVIGAPGPVSGRVTVSGRTVGGRRMRGTGRRGTGGGVQMVFQDPFSALDPRWTVERSVAEPLITAGVRSSVDRRRRVAEILHLVGLNASRFGGRRPRELSGGQAQRVAIARALVSRPDLVILDEPVTALDVSIQAQVLGLLFELKNRLSLTCLLIAHDLAVVRTLADRTGIMYLGRLCETAPTDELFASPAHPYTAALLSAIPPDLHTETVRERIPVVGEQPSPLRPPSGCRFRTRCVYAQQTCADRVPELREIAPGHRVACHFPLGGTRAVDVPVPARPSPRPESMPLTEPLPENKGDL, from the coding sequence ATGACGACCGGGTCGGGATCCGAGCCGGTGCCGGCGCCGGTGCTGGACTGCGTCGACGTGGTCCAGGAGTTCAAGGTCAAGGGGCGGCGGCCGTTCCAGCGGTCGACGGTGTCGGCGGTCGCCGGAGTCAGCTTCACGATCGCCCGGGGCGAGACGTTCGCCCTGGTCGGCGAGACCGGATCCGGCAAGTCCACGCTGGCCCGTACGGTCATCGGGGCGCCGGGACCGGTCAGCGGGCGGGTGACGGTGAGCGGCCGTACCGTGGGCGGGCGGCGGATGCGCGGCACCGGACGGCGGGGCACCGGCGGTGGCGTACAGATGGTGTTCCAGGACCCGTTCTCGGCACTCGATCCACGGTGGACGGTCGAGCGAAGTGTGGCGGAGCCGCTGATCACCGCCGGGGTGCGGTCGAGCGTGGACCGGCGCCGCCGGGTGGCCGAGATCCTGCACCTGGTCGGCCTGAACGCCAGCCGCTTCGGTGGCCGGCGGCCCCGGGAACTCTCCGGCGGTCAGGCCCAGCGGGTGGCCATCGCCCGCGCCCTGGTGTCCCGACCGGACCTGGTCATCCTGGACGAGCCGGTCACCGCGCTCGACGTCTCGATCCAGGCCCAGGTGCTGGGGCTGCTCTTCGAGCTGAAGAACCGGTTGTCGCTGACCTGCCTGTTGATCGCCCACGACCTCGCGGTGGTGCGTACCCTCGCGGACCGGACCGGGATCATGTATCTCGGGCGGCTCTGCGAGACGGCCCCGACGGACGAGTTGTTCGCCAGCCCGGCCCACCCGTACACGGCGGCGCTGCTCTCGGCGATTCCGCCGGACCTGCACACCGAGACGGTCCGGGAACGGATCCCGGTGGTCGGCGAACAGCCCTCCCCACTGCGCCCGCCGTCCGGCTGCCGGTTCCGCACCCGCTGTGTCTACGCCCAGCAGACCTGTGCCGACCGGGTGCCCGAGCTGCGGGAGATCGCGCCCGGTCACCGGGTCGCCTGCCACTTTCCGCTCGGCGGTACCCGGGCCGTCGACGTACCCGTTCCCGCCCGTCCGTCCCCACGTCCCGAATCGATGCCGCTGACCGAACCGTTGCCGGAAAACAAGGGTGATCTGTAG
- a CDS encoding ABC transporter permease, with protein sequence MSTDVQRRDVSDPAPIAVSDADEAWISAPGRDRHLARLAQLGRALRAPSVGIPAAVFVVVVLACFAGPALLSLPSPVTGDLANAMAPMGSPGHPLGTNELGNDVLSRLLHGGRVSIIVGLGATAISLLAGALLGVTAGFFGGLYETFVMRLFDTLLAFPGLILALVIADYLGPSLTNTTLAISLFGVSRFGRLAWSQTLTVRHRDFVTAPRSDGAAAYRVIFGHILPNVLPPLLGFALFTIGTAMMIEAGLSYLGLGVPEPEPTWGNLIATGDAYLSSDPRLVVLPSMALFVTVLSLNLVADGLRGRLTEER encoded by the coding sequence ATGAGTACCGACGTACAGCGAAGGGACGTGTCGGACCCCGCGCCGATCGCGGTCTCCGACGCCGACGAGGCGTGGATCTCCGCTCCCGGCCGGGACCGCCACCTCGCCCGGCTCGCCCAACTCGGCCGCGCGCTGCGGGCGCCGTCGGTGGGCATCCCGGCCGCGGTCTTCGTCGTCGTGGTGCTGGCCTGCTTCGCCGGGCCGGCCCTGCTGTCGCTGCCGTCCCCGGTCACCGGTGACCTGGCCAACGCGATGGCCCCGATGGGCTCACCCGGTCATCCGCTCGGCACGAACGAACTCGGCAACGACGTGCTGTCCCGGCTGCTGCACGGCGGCCGGGTGTCGATCATCGTCGGGCTCGGTGCCACCGCGATCAGTCTGCTCGCGGGCGCCCTGCTGGGGGTGACGGCCGGCTTCTTCGGCGGCCTCTACGAGACGTTCGTGATGCGGCTCTTCGACACGCTGCTGGCCTTCCCCGGCCTGATCCTCGCCCTGGTGATCGCCGACTACCTCGGTCCCAGCCTCACCAACACCACGCTGGCGATCAGCCTCTTCGGGGTCTCCCGGTTCGGTCGGCTGGCCTGGTCGCAGACCCTGACCGTCCGGCACCGGGACTTCGTCACCGCACCCCGCAGCGACGGCGCCGCCGCGTACCGGGTGATCTTCGGCCACATCCTGCCGAACGTCCTGCCGCCGCTGCTGGGCTTCGCGCTCTTCACCATCGGCACCGCGATGATGATCGAGGCCGGGTTGAGTTATCTCGGACTCGGCGTACCGGAGCCCGAGCCGACCTGGGGCAACCTGATCGCCACCGGGGACGCGTACCTCAGCAGCGATCCCCGACTGGTCGTCCTGCCCAGCATGGCGCTGTTCGTCACCGTCCTGTCCCTGAACCTGGTCGCGGACGGACTCCGCGGTCGGCTGACCGAGGAGCGCTGA
- a CDS encoding O-acetyl-ADP-ribose deacetylase: MTTIDVVLGDITTENVDAIVTAANESLLGGGGVDGAIHRAAGRRLAEAGGKIGPCPPGEAMATPAFDLDPPVRHVIHTVGPVWEGGRYGEAGVLASCYRRCLAVADELGAGSVAFPAIATGVYGFPPEQAARIAVTTLRSTPTEVSRIRLIAFDAETLDLLRTALAA, encoded by the coding sequence ATGACCACGATCGACGTCGTACTCGGCGACATCACCACGGAGAACGTGGACGCCATCGTGACCGCGGCCAACGAGTCGCTGCTGGGCGGTGGCGGGGTGGACGGCGCGATCCACCGGGCGGCCGGCCGCCGGCTCGCCGAGGCGGGTGGGAAGATCGGGCCGTGCCCACCCGGTGAGGCGATGGCGACCCCGGCGTTCGACCTGGATCCGCCGGTCCGGCACGTCATCCACACCGTAGGCCCGGTCTGGGAAGGCGGCCGGTACGGCGAGGCCGGGGTGCTGGCCTCCTGCTACCGCCGCTGCCTGGCCGTCGCCGACGAGCTGGGTGCCGGCAGCGTCGCCTTTCCGGCCATCGCCACCGGGGTGTACGGGTTTCCGCCGGAGCAGGCGGCCCGGATCGCGGTCACGACGCTCCGGTCGACGCCGACGGAGGTGTCCCGGATCCGCCTGATCGCCTTCGACGCCGAAACCCTGGACCTGCTGCGCACCGCGCTCGCGGCCTGA
- a CDS encoding ABC transporter permease gives MLRVIGARLLQMLVVVLCVTALGFGLVNILQGNVVYAILGDFYTPEAAAELTAQLRLDDPLYVRYLDWLGAAVRGDFGTSVITHQSVSEAIRLALPPTVELLVGAQIVGITLALLTTVLSLRFRWADRFVTVLGLIGNSVPAFVVALMLIVVFATGLRMVSSIGWVDPATEGWGANIKAMIIPSVALGVSVFPEYMRVLRSEIYEQLESEEYVTLARMKGLSKPRILVLHVARNSVGGLITLIALTTGFLLSGVVIVEEVFSIPGIGRLVLGAINNRDATLLQGAIVLIAVGVVVANLVGELIQMRLDPRVRPGARRRVRAG, from the coding sequence ATGCTCCGGGTGATCGGTGCCCGGCTGCTCCAGATGCTGGTCGTCGTTCTCTGCGTGACGGCGCTCGGATTCGGGCTCGTCAACATCCTGCAGGGCAACGTCGTCTACGCCATCCTCGGTGACTTCTACACCCCCGAGGCGGCCGCCGAACTGACCGCCCAGTTGCGGCTGGACGATCCGCTCTACGTCCGTTACCTGGACTGGCTCGGCGCCGCCGTACGGGGCGACTTCGGCACCTCGGTGATCACCCACCAGAGCGTCAGCGAGGCGATCCGGCTGGCGCTGCCGCCGACCGTCGAACTGCTCGTCGGCGCACAGATCGTCGGCATCACCCTGGCGCTGCTGACCACCGTGCTCTCGCTGCGGTTCCGCTGGGCGGACCGGTTCGTCACCGTACTCGGGCTGATCGGCAACTCGGTACCGGCGTTCGTGGTGGCGCTGATGCTGATCGTGGTCTTCGCGACCGGCCTCCGGATGGTCTCCTCGATCGGCTGGGTGGACCCCGCCACCGAGGGCTGGGGCGCCAACATCAAGGCGATGATCATCCCGTCGGTCGCGCTCGGGGTGTCGGTCTTCCCCGAGTACATGCGGGTGCTGCGCAGCGAGATCTACGAGCAGTTGGAGAGCGAGGAGTACGTCACCCTCGCCCGGATGAAGGGCCTGTCCAAACCCAGGATCCTGGTCCTGCACGTGGCTCGGAACTCGGTCGGCGGGCTGATCACGCTGATCGCGCTCACCACCGGGTTCCTGCTCTCCGGCGTGGTGATCGTCGAGGAGGTCTTCTCGATCCCGGGGATCGGCCGCCTGGTGCTCGGCGCCATCAACAACCGCGACGCGACCCTTCTTCAGGGCGCGATCGTGCTGATCGCGGTGGGCGTGGTGGTCGCGAACCTGGTCGGCGAACTGATCCAGATGCGACTCGATCCACGGGTACGGCCGGGCGCGCGTCGCCGGGTCCGGGCCGGATGA
- a CDS encoding coiled-coil domain-containing protein → MRAPLRRSLATALALLTAAALIVVPSAASAAPASPKPAAPKEDVDSPILGDVLATTGRRYAEAQAAVKKSRQRQSQLAGDLKKAEARLAALAPEASKIAAESYRSGKLSAVSMLLNSASTDSFVDRAAALDELNLFNNQKLRALNQAREQVSQTKAAVDAEVAKQAAQEKIIKKQRQEAEKALSLVGGRSRPDRGLVDAKSAVARPGPGMADGFPGEGCNRDDPTTNGCVTSRTLHAYNEVRRAGFKRFVGCHRDGGPFEHPKGRACDWSLKNSGFSRAANDDQMKYGNDLTAFLVRNADRLGILYVIWYKEIWFPATGWKSYSGPSDHTDHVHMSML, encoded by the coding sequence GTGAGGGCACCCCTACGCCGATCGCTGGCGACTGCCCTGGCACTGCTCACCGCCGCAGCACTGATCGTGGTTCCGTCGGCAGCGTCGGCGGCGCCGGCCTCACCGAAGCCGGCGGCTCCCAAGGAGGACGTCGACTCGCCGATCCTCGGTGACGTACTCGCCACCACTGGTAGGCGGTACGCGGAGGCCCAGGCCGCGGTCAAGAAGTCCAGGCAGCGGCAGTCGCAGCTCGCCGGAGACCTCAAAAAGGCGGAGGCCAGGCTGGCGGCGCTCGCTCCGGAGGCGAGCAAGATCGCCGCTGAGTCGTACCGCAGCGGCAAGCTCAGTGCCGTGTCGATGTTGCTGAACAGCGCCTCGACCGACTCGTTCGTCGACCGGGCCGCCGCGCTGGACGAGCTGAACCTGTTCAACAATCAGAAGCTCCGGGCCCTGAACCAGGCGCGTGAGCAGGTCAGCCAGACCAAGGCGGCGGTCGACGCCGAGGTCGCCAAGCAGGCCGCGCAGGAAAAGATCATCAAGAAGCAGCGGCAGGAGGCCGAGAAGGCCCTCTCGCTGGTCGGCGGCAGGTCGCGCCCCGACCGGGGCCTCGTGGACGCCAAGTCGGCGGTCGCCCGGCCGGGGCCGGGGATGGCGGACGGCTTCCCGGGGGAGGGATGCAACAGGGACGATCCGACCACCAACGGATGCGTCACGTCCCGGACCCTGCACGCGTACAACGAGGTTCGGCGGGCGGGCTTCAAGAGGTTCGTCGGTTGCCACCGCGACGGCGGCCCCTTCGAGCATCCCAAGGGTCGGGCCTGTGACTGGTCGTTGAAGAACTCCGGCTTCAGTCGGGCCGCGAACGACGATCAGATGAAGTACGGCAACGACCTTACCGCCTTCCTGGTCCGCAACGCCGACAGGCTGGGCATCCTTTACGTGATCTGGTACAAGGAGATCTGGTTCCCGGCCACCGGCTGGAAGTCGTACAGCGGTCCGAGTGACCACACCGACCACGTGCACATGTCGATGCTGTAA
- a CDS encoding ABC transporter ATP-binding protein: MTRSGPTQADRPTGPPASTAPGTTPVVEVEDLTVRVRRGSAMLTLVEGLSYRVAPARAMAIVGESGAGKSIGIRAVLGLLDPRRFEVTGTVRFDGVDVAQLPRAKRRHFVSGVASLVFQDPTRSLNPTMRVGPQIAEAMLAGSGRPDQASGEAPLGRAEARRRSVELIRDVGIAAPDERYFAYPHELSGGMRQRIVIAIALACRPKVIFCDEPTSSLDVTTQAAIMDLLDGLREAHSISNIVVTHDLALAASRAEQVLVMYGGQVVEALPARGIARTSRMPYTQALIRAVPDVGLPGRPPRPIEGSPPDPRDPPPGCAFAARCEHAEDDCGQDRPALVEVTDRHLVRCWHPRSTPPQPSTSAQPSTSAQPSTSPQSLTSSQSSTSSQSSSTTPVAEVAP, translated from the coding sequence ATGACCCGTTCCGGACCCACCCAGGCCGACCGGCCCACTGGGCCGCCGGCATCCACCGCACCCGGGACCACTCCGGTGGTCGAGGTCGAGGACCTCACCGTACGGGTGCGGCGGGGCTCGGCCATGTTGACCCTGGTGGAGGGGTTGTCCTACCGGGTGGCACCCGCGCGGGCGATGGCGATCGTCGGCGAGTCCGGCGCGGGCAAGTCGATCGGCATCCGGGCCGTACTGGGGCTGCTGGATCCGCGCCGGTTCGAGGTCACCGGCACCGTACGCTTCGACGGCGTCGACGTGGCGCAGCTGCCGAGGGCGAAGCGCCGTCACTTCGTCAGCGGTGTCGCCTCGCTGGTGTTCCAGGATCCGACCCGGTCGCTGAACCCGACGATGCGGGTCGGGCCGCAGATCGCCGAGGCGATGCTCGCCGGCTCGGGGCGGCCCGACCAGGCGTCCGGCGAGGCGCCACTCGGCCGGGCGGAGGCGCGTCGGCGCAGCGTCGAACTGATCCGCGATGTCGGGATCGCCGCGCCGGACGAGCGGTACTTCGCCTATCCGCACGAACTCTCCGGCGGAATGCGGCAGCGGATCGTGATCGCGATAGCGCTGGCCTGCCGGCCGAAGGTGATCTTCTGTGACGAGCCCACGTCGTCGCTGGACGTGACCACCCAGGCGGCCATCATGGACCTGCTGGACGGGCTGCGCGAGGCCCACTCGATCAGCAACATCGTGGTCACCCATGATCTGGCGCTGGCCGCCTCCCGGGCCGAACAGGTGCTGGTGATGTACGGCGGGCAGGTGGTCGAGGCGTTGCCGGCCCGAGGCATTGCCCGGACCTCCCGGATGCCGTACACCCAGGCGCTGATCCGGGCGGTACCGGATGTCGGACTTCCCGGCCGGCCGCCCCGACCGATCGAGGGATCGCCACCGGATCCGCGCGACCCGCCACCCGGATGCGCCTTCGCGGCCCGGTGCGAGCACGCCGAGGACGACTGCGGACAGGACCGGCCGGCCCTGGTCGAGGTGACCGATCGACACCTCGTCCGCTGCTGGCACCCCCGATCGACGCCCCCGCAGCCGTCGACCTCCGCACAGCCGTCGACCTCCGCACAGCCGTCAACGTCCCCACAGTCGTTGACGTCCTCGCAGTCGTCGACGTCCTCACAGTCGTCGTCGACGACGCCGGTAGCGGAGGTGGCCCCATGA
- a CDS encoding glycosyltransferase family 2 protein produces MTLLSVIVPVYQVEKYLADCLDSILGQSLRDIELVAVDDASTDGCARILARYAARDPRIVLVSLERNQGLGAARNAGLAQATGKYVWFVDSDDWLPDGALPAVADRLARTAPDLLVTAYTRHYPNGGVRHHPLSQAGAGRGAPETFTLRERPTLLSVLHITCNKVIRRQFLLEAGLTFGSGWYEDVSFTFPLMLAAGRISLLDRCCYAYRQRPGGAITSTVSERHFEVFAHWDRVLARLAADPTVPAELRHLIFQRMIWHLLQVLGHPRRVPPDRRREFFAEIVARYRAHLPAGGYRPPGGALGLKHRIVGHGGYSLFAALRVARRAHIGMVARIRQPSSEPVPAGAGPAPATVPGSRAEASPGELTDRVG; encoded by the coding sequence GTGACCCTGCTCAGCGTGATAGTTCCGGTCTACCAGGTGGAGAAGTACCTGGCCGACTGCCTCGACTCGATCCTCGGCCAGTCCCTGCGCGACATCGAACTGGTCGCGGTGGACGACGCCTCGACCGACGGCTGCGCCCGGATCCTCGCCCGGTACGCCGCCCGGGACCCCCGGATCGTGCTGGTCAGCCTGGAGCGCAACCAGGGGCTGGGTGCGGCCCGCAACGCCGGCCTCGCCCAGGCCACCGGGAAGTACGTCTGGTTCGTGGACAGCGACGACTGGCTGCCCGACGGCGCGCTGCCGGCGGTCGCCGACCGGTTGGCCCGGACCGCGCCGGATCTGCTGGTCACCGCGTACACCCGGCACTATCCGAACGGTGGGGTGCGGCACCACCCGTTGTCCCAGGCCGGTGCCGGGCGAGGTGCCCCGGAGACCTTCACACTGCGGGAGCGCCCGACCCTGCTGTCGGTACTGCATATCACCTGCAACAAGGTGATCCGGCGACAGTTCCTCCTCGAAGCGGGCCTGACCTTCGGCTCCGGCTGGTACGAGGACGTCTCGTTCACCTTTCCGTTGATGCTCGCCGCCGGACGGATCAGCCTGCTGGACCGCTGCTGTTACGCGTACCGGCAGCGGCCCGGTGGGGCGATCACCTCGACGGTCAGCGAGCGCCACTTCGAGGTCTTCGCCCACTGGGACCGGGTCCTGGCGCGGCTGGCCGCCGATCCGACGGTACCGGCCGAACTGCGTCACCTGATCTTCCAGCGGATGATCTGGCACCTGCTCCAGGTTCTCGGCCATCCCCGTCGGGTGCCGCCGGACCGGCGCCGGGAGTTCTTCGCCGAGATCGTGGCCCGATACCGCGCACACCTGCCGGCCGGCGGTTACCGGCCGCCCGGCGGAGCGCTCGGGCTCAAGCACCGGATCGTCGGTCACGGGGGCTACAGCCTGTTCGCCGCGCTCCGGGTCGCCCGGCGGGCGCACATCGGCATGGTCGCGCGGATCAGGCAGCCGAGCAGCGAACCCGTTCCGGCCGGTGCCGGTCCGGCTCCGGCAACCGTGCCCGGCAGCCGGGCCGAGGCGTCGCCCGGGGAGTTGACCGACCGGGTGGGCTGA
- a CDS encoding polysaccharide deacetylase family protein — MEERVRARAVPATTVGAALAAQAVPALTVLPGVRLRFFPRLSGRGAPGHVALTFDDGPDPASTPLFLEALAAHGTRATFFLLGSMLARAPELGLDLAAAGHEVAVHGWAHQNLLLRGPHATYRDLARTRELIGAVTGRTPRFFRPPYGVFSTAALMAARRLDLTPVLWTCWGRDWTRTATRSSVLDTLRGGLTGGGTVLLHDSDCTSAPGAWRASLAALPHLLEECLSRGWRVGPLGEHR; from the coding sequence GTGGAGGAACGAGTGCGGGCACGCGCGGTACCGGCGACAACGGTCGGTGCCGCGCTGGCCGCCCAGGCCGTACCGGCTCTGACCGTGCTGCCCGGCGTACGACTCCGGTTCTTTCCCCGGCTCAGCGGCCGGGGCGCCCCGGGCCACGTCGCGCTGACCTTCGACGACGGCCCCGACCCGGCCTCGACCCCGCTCTTCCTCGAGGCACTGGCCGCGCACGGTACCCGCGCGACGTTCTTCCTGCTCGGCTCCATGCTCGCCCGGGCCCCGGAACTCGGCCTGGACCTCGCCGCCGCCGGCCACGAGGTGGCGGTGCACGGCTGGGCACACCAGAATCTGCTCCTGCGCGGTCCGCACGCGACCTACCGCGACCTGGCCCGGACCCGCGAGCTGATCGGGGCGGTGACCGGCCGGACCCCCCGGTTCTTCCGGCCACCGTACGGCGTGTTCAGCACCGCGGCGCTGATGGCCGCCCGCCGGCTGGACCTGACGCCGGTGCTCTGGACCTGCTGGGGTCGGGACTGGACCCGTACGGCGACCCGCTCGTCCGTGCTCGACACGCTGCGGGGCGGCCTGACCGGGGGCGGGACGGTGCTGCTGCACGACTCCGACTGCACCTCCGCGCCCGGCGCCTGGCGGGCCAGCCTCGCCGCCCTGCCCCACCTGTTGGAGGAGTGCCTGAGCCGGGGCTGGCGGGTCGGGCCGCTCGGCGAGCACCGCTGA
- a CDS encoding cation diffusion facilitator family transporter, which translates to MGAGHAHATPQAWAGERHRRPLWLAFGMLAVYMVVQAVAAWLTGSLALLSDAGHMFTDVLGIGMALAAIIAAGRASNDPQRTFGLYRLEVLAALANAVLLSGVAIFVLVESVRRFDDPPEVAAGPMLVVAVGGLAVNVVAFLLLRSGAKESINLRGAYLEVLGDLLGSVGVIIAASVIATTGWRYADPIVAVVVGLLILPRTWKLALAAGRVLVQAAPAHVEVALVRERLAGLDGVTEVHDLHVWTLTSGMEVASAHLNLGEGADVAAVLAAARRHLHDDFGIEHATLQVEPPSAERLCHGTSW; encoded by the coding sequence ATGGGCGCCGGACACGCGCACGCAACTCCGCAGGCGTGGGCGGGGGAGCGGCATCGCCGACCGCTCTGGTTGGCCTTCGGGATGTTGGCCGTCTATATGGTGGTGCAGGCCGTCGCCGCCTGGCTGACCGGCTCGCTCGCGCTGCTCTCGGACGCCGGACACATGTTCACCGACGTACTGGGCATCGGCATGGCACTCGCGGCGATCATCGCCGCCGGCCGCGCGTCGAACGATCCACAGCGCACCTTCGGGCTGTACCGCCTGGAGGTGCTCGCCGCGCTGGCGAACGCGGTGCTGCTCTCCGGAGTGGCGATCTTCGTACTGGTGGAGTCGGTCCGCCGGTTTGACGATCCGCCCGAGGTGGCGGCCGGGCCGATGCTGGTCGTCGCCGTCGGCGGCCTGGCCGTGAACGTGGTGGCCTTCCTGCTGTTGCGTAGCGGGGCCAAGGAGAGCATCAACCTGCGCGGCGCCTACCTGGAGGTGCTGGGTGACCTCCTCGGTTCGGTCGGCGTCATCATCGCCGCCTCGGTCATCGCCACGACCGGCTGGCGGTACGCGGACCCGATCGTCGCCGTCGTGGTCGGTCTGCTCATCCTGCCCCGGACCTGGAAGCTCGCGCTGGCAGCCGGTCGGGTACTGGTGCAGGCCGCGCCGGCGCACGTCGAGGTCGCCCTGGTCCGGGAGCGGCTGGCCGGCCTGGACGGGGTGACCGAGGTGCATGACCTGCACGTCTGGACCCTCACCTCCGGGATGGAGGTGGCCTCGGCGCACCTGAACCTGGGCGAGGGTGCCGACGTGGCGGCGGTACTGGCGGCGGCCCGTCGACACCTGCACGACGACTTCGGCATCGAACACGCCACCCTCCAGGTCGAACCGCCGAGCGCCGAGCGACTCTGTCATGGAACCTCGTGGTGA